The Stigmatella aurantiaca DW4/3-1 genome contains the following window.
CGATGGCCGCGGCGGCTGGCGGGGGCAGTTGCGGACAGAGCTTGGCGAGCGACTCGGGCTGCTCGTTGACGACGCGGTAGATGATCTCGGCGATGGAGGTTCCACCGAAGGGAGGCTGACCGCTCAACATCTCGTAGAGGATGGCCGCGAAGGCGAAGAGGTCGGTCCGGCCATCCACCTCGTTGTTGCGGCCCAAGGCCTGCTCGGGCGCCATGTAGCGCGGGGTGCCCATGAGCACGTCGTTCTGGGTCTGCAGCGTCTGCGAGGCGAGAATCTTCGAGATGCCGAAGTCGAGCAGCTTGACGCGCTCTCCCACCATGCCCTCGGATTCGATGGGCACCAGGAAGACGTTGGCGGGCTTGAGATCCCGGTGCACCACGCCCGCGGTGTGGGCGGCCTGAAGGGCCGAGCCCATCTGCCGGGCGATGGAGAACACCTCGGGGAAGGGCAGGGGCGCCTGCCTTATCCGCCGGGACAGGCTGTCCCCGCGCAGCAGCTCCATCACCAGATAGGGGGTGCCGTTCTCCAGCGTGTGGAAGTCGAACACCTCGATGATGTTGGGATGGCCGAGCTGCGAGGCGATCTCCGCCTCCCGGCGGAAGCGCGTGAGCTGTTCGCGGCTCAGCTCCTCGTCATAGGTGAGGACCTTGACCGCCACCTGCTTGCCTGGAAGCCGGAGGTGCCGGGCAGCGAAGACTGAGCCCATTCCCCCCCTGCCAAGCAGGGAGGTGAGCTCATACGTGTCCCGGATGATGGTGCCAATGCGGATTTCTACAGAGGACGAAGAGTTCATGAGACAGGGGGGGGCGGATGGCCGGGGCGCACTAAAGCCGCTTCGAGCGTAATTGGCCAGTGAGCCGCGGCCGGGGCTAGACTCCGTCCCAGCCCGCCCATCCATTCCGGGCCAGCGCCTTCGGGCGTTGATGTGCTGGTGGCCTCATCACGTCATGTTGGCACGAGGAAAGGTCTCTGATGAAGGCGTCCGTTCCATGGCTGCTCGGGGTGTGCCTGCTGGGAGGCGTGGCCGAGGCCGGTAAGCCTCGCAAGCCCAACGCCCGGGAGCAGGCCGAGGTGAAGCAGGCCCTTGCCGGGGCGGGGGAGCCCGTGGCCAAGAAGACCTTCCAGGTAGCGCTCAAGGGCGCGGGAAGCTTGCTCTTCGTGCCGGTGCTGGACTTCACCGTGCAGCCGCCGTTGCGCCTGCACTTGGTGCAGGACGGGAAGATCCTCCACACGCTGTCCTCCTCGGCGGCGGACAAGGCCTGGCCCATCCTCCAGTTCGAGGACGTGTCCTTCAAGGATGTGAACGGGGATGGGTTCGAGGACATCCTGACGCTGGCGCGATACATGCCGGGGGTGGGGCCCAAGGCGGGCAAGCCCTTTCATCAGGCGGCCGTGTACCTGAGCCGGGGGGGCAAGTCCTTCGAGCCCGTGGCCAAGGACGTGGGCGATGCCCTCAACCAGCCGCCGCCGTCCAAGCTCCCCGAGGTGCTCAAGCGGCTGAAGAAGATCAGCAAGGCGCGGCTGAGCCTTCCCAAGCCGGCCCCCCCCGCGCCGACACAGGTCAGTGCCAGCCCGAGCCCTTGAGCCTGGGGCAACGCACTCCACATTATTAATTATGGCGAACGTGCATCACCACACCAAGGAGCCTCCAGGGCCATGCACCTACCTGCCGGGTCAGTTCTCCTCGCTTGAGCAGAAGCTGATGACGGATGTGACGCCGGAGGAGCTCGACGCGATGCTGGTGCGGGGCTGGCGTCGGTTTGGGCCCATCTACTTCCGGCCCGCCTGCCGGGCGTGCTCCGAGTGCATCACCCTGCGCATTCCGGTGGAGACGTTTCAGCCCAACCGCAGCCAGCGCCGGGCCCGGACCGCCTCTGCCCGCTTCCGGGTGGAGGTGGGCACCCCGCGGGTGGACGCGGAGCGGCTGGCGCTCTACCACGCCTGGCACGGCTGGCGGGAGCAGGCGCGGGAGTGGGAGTCCTCGGAGCTGAGTGAGCGGGAGTACTTCCTCCAGTTCGCCTTTCCCCACCCGTGCGCGCGGGAGTTGGCCTGGTACGACGACGCCGCGGAAGGCGGTCCCCGGCTGATCGCGGTCGGGATCTGTGACGAGACGCCGAGTGCCTGGAGCGCGGCGTACTTCTTCTTCCACCCGGATTACGCCCACTGCTCGCTGGGAACGGCCAATGTGCTGAAGCAGGTGGAGATCGCCCAGGCGCGGGGCATTCCCCACGTCTACCTGGGCTACCGCGTCCAGGGGTGCGCTTCGCTGCGGTACAAAGGGCTTTTTCGTCCCCATGAGCTGCTCAGGGGCAGCCCCGGGCCGGAGGAGACGCCGGACTGGACCTCCGCGGAGTGAATGAAAGCCGGCAGGGGGCTCGTGCCGTGGGACGACTCGTCCGCCCGCCTGCCCATCCCTAATTCAACCGGGCTCCTGTTCGACAAGGGGGATCGGGATGGGCGCTGCACGGTTGCTACCTCTCATGTTGGCGGTGCTCCTGACGGGGTGCTGGCGGGACAAGGACTTCGCGGTCGAACCCGCGCAGGAGGCGCCGGCCCTGGAGGCCACCCGGTCTTCGGGGACGACGTTCCGGCTCAGCGCGCTGCGCGGGAAGGTGGTGATTCTCTCGTTCGGATACACGGCCTGTCCGGATGTCTGCCCCACCACGTTGTCGCGGCTGAACAACCTCCAGCGGCGGCTGGGCATGCTGTCCCAGGACCTGGAGGTGGTGTTCATCACGGTGGATCCGGAACGGGACACCGAGCGAAGGCTCAATGACTACGTGAACGTCTTCAACCGGCGGTTCACGGCCTTGCGGCTGGAGGACGAGGCCCTGACGAAGCTGCTGACCGCGTACCGGGTGACGGCGACGCGGCGCTACCCGGACTCGGAGCGCTACAGCAACCATGCCTTCACCGGAGAGATGCCGTACACGGTCGACCACACGGGGGGATACTTCGTCATCGATCGGGGTGGCACCTTGCGCTTGCGCATCCCGTACGACACCCCGCTGGAGCGCCTGCAAGAAAGCGTCGAGGGCCTTCTTCAAGAGGAGCTCTAGCCATGGGGGGCAGGGGGGCTCGGACCCTGGGGGTCATGCTCCTGGTGGGGCTCCCAGGGGGATGCCGGACGCGTGAGGGGGCGGAGCCGCTTCGCACCTCGGGCGCCTCGGTCCGGGTGGAGCGAGCCAGGGCCCGTTTGACGCCGGCCCAGGTGGGGGCTGTCTACCTCTCCGTGGTGAACGCCACGGAGAGTGCCGACCGGCTCCTGTCCGCTGAGTCCTCGAGCGCCACGAAGGTGGAGCTCCATGAGGTGGTGGCCCGGGAAGATGTCCTGAGCATGGTGATGCACCCCGAGGGCTTCCCGATTCCCGCGGGAGGCCGGGTCGAACTCGTGCCCGGAGGCAAGCACCTCATGCTGTACAACGTCCGGGCGTCCGCTGACGGCATCGACTTGCTGCTTCGCTTCGAGAAGACGGGGGCGGTGCGGCTGAACGTCCCGGTCGTCGCGGCGGACGAGGACATGCGGTAGCCGCATGGGGGCTGCGCCCGGATGAGCCCGTGCCAAGGGGGGGCACCGAGGATGCTCCGGGGCGGCCCCAGGAACGTGGGGGTGTGCGTGCTGGCCGTGCTGGTCAGCGTGTCGAGTGGGCTCTGGGTGCTGCGCGCTCGGGCGGCCCAGCCCCGCCGGGAGGTGGAGCAGGGCGGGCTGCGGCTCAGGGTGGAGCAAGCCACATGGCTCCACGAGCCGATGGACCACGGCGATGCGGTCCAGTTGCCCGCGCTGCAAGGGGCGCCGGGGGCAGGACAGCGGCAGCTGGCCGTGTCCTTGACCCTCTTCAATGCAGCACAGGGTTCCGGGAGCTTCGCGGCTCGAGAACTCGTCCTGACCGCGGAGAATGGCCAGCAGTGGTTTCCAGTCGAGCGGGAGGAGGCGCGGCTTTGGGTGCGGCCGGCGCAGCTCTTCCCACTGCCCTTGAGCTTCAACGTCCCGGCTTCCGCGGGCGGGCTTCGGCTCGAATGGGTGCGAGGCGAGGAGCGCGCGGTGCTGCTGTCCACCCGGCCGCCACCGAGCGCCACCTCGCAGGCCGGGGGCCGGGAACGATGGCCCCAGAGCGCGGAGGCGCTGCCCTCCGGTTCGCCCAGGGCGGGGGCGGTGCTCTTCCATGAGCGGTTCGCGTGCGTCACGTGTCACGGCAGCCCCGAGCGTCCCGGGGAGGTCCGCGTGGCGCCCTCGCTGCACGGCTTCGCCAAGGCGGGGGCCGCGCGGCTCCCTGGCATGAGCGCCGCGCAGTACGCGTACGAGTCACTGCTCTTCCCTGGGGCATTCATTGCGCCGGGATGCGCGGGGGATGCTCCCTGCCAGGCGCCGAGCCTCATGCCTGTCTATGGGGATGCATTGTCCTCGCAAGAGATGGCGGACCTCATCAGCTACCTTTTGGGCGCGGGGAGAGGTCGTCCATGAGCCCAGGCTGGAAGCGGCATTTGGGATGCTCCATGGGCCTGACACTGGGGCTGCTTGCCTGGGAGCTTCTGCTGGTGAAGCTCCTCGCGGAGGGGCCGGACACGCGGGGGGGGGAGCAGGGAACTGGGCTGGCGTGGGACGCCGCGATCTTCCTGGTTCTATGGACACTGGCGTCGTCGCTCACATGGCGTCCGGGCAGGCGCCTGGGCGTTCCAGGGGCGGCGGCCCGGGTGTCCCTGGTCTTCGTGGCCTTGTTGCTGCCCGTGGCGGGGGCGCGTGGTCTTCTGCGGCAGTGGCAGGACGCCGCTGGACAATCCGAGGCCCTGCCAGGATCGAGTGTCTCCGCCCTTCCGAACGAGGTTCCCGGCGACGCGCGGTTCCTCTGCTCGGTGGCCAGCCCTGAAGCGGACCGAGGTTCGGAACCCAAAGGTCTCTGGGCCGTGGGGTGGGCCGGCATGCGCGATGCGGTGCCGCTCGGGGTCGCGGTCTTTCCGCTGGCGCTCGTCTTTCTCGGGGCCCAGGCCTGGTTTCAGGCCAGGGGGGGGCTGGCGCGGAAAGCCTGGCGGTCAACGCCGGTGCGGGTGCTGGCGATGCTGGCCACATGCCTTTGGCGCGCTGACGCCGCGAAGCAGACCTCGGGAAGTCCCGTGTCCGAGGAGGCCCGGCTCGCGGCGGGATGTGCCCCGGGGGCCCCTGTGAGGACCTACGCGCTGGCGGCCCTTTCCGTGGACATCCCGCTCAACATGCACGGCGATCATATTCCGCGAGGCCTCATGTATGTCCTCGAGCAAGATGTTCCCGCGGTGCGAGCACAGGAGCGGCGCGCTGCGCATGAACGGGTGTCGCCGGGCTTGGGCGAGGATCCCATCCAGCCCCTCGTGCTTCGGGCGAACCTGGGCGAATGCCTGGTGCTCTCCTTCACGAACCGGCTCGAGCAAGGACCCGCGGCCCTGAGCATCGAAGGCCTGGGCTTCACCGTGCTGGAGGGGGCAGCCCTGGAGGGCTTTGTTCCGCGGACGGCCATTCCGGTGGGACAGCGGTTGACCTATGTCGTGCCCCTGCCGGGGGCTCCCGACGCGCAAGGCGCTTACCTTCTTCATGACGGAGGAGACGGGGCGCGCCGGGAGGCGTATGGCCTCTTTGGCGCCCTGGTGCTGGAGCCCGAGGGCTCCGTGTTTCGGCACCCCGGGACGGGAGCGCCTTTTCCGGGAACGGGGTGGCACGCCATCATTGATGTCCCCCGAGGGGCAGGACCGGACTTTCGCGAAGTGGTCCTGCTGTCCCACGCCATGGGCTCTCCCGCCGAGGCGGACGTGAGGCGGGAGAGTGGGGCAATGCTCCCGGAACTCAATGAGATGGCGGGCGCCTTCCGTCCGGGCTCATTCGGCTTCAATTACCGCAGCGAGCCCTTTTTCGAGCGTGACGAGGACCCGTCGAGGGACGCGGAGGCCCCGCGCCCTCGGGGCCCCAGGGGGCTGGCCACGCCCATGCCCCGCTCCTATCGGGGAGAGCCTGTGAAACTGCACATGCTTCAGGCAGGCAGCCCGGAGTTTCACGCCTATTTCCTGCGGAGCGCTCGGTCCCGGAGGGAACTGGGCGAGTCCTCCGAAGTGCTTCAGCTTCTGCGCCCGGGACGGGGGCTCTCCTTGGGCGAGGGGACGGGTGTGAACGGCCTGCCGGAGCGCGCGGGAGACTTCGTCTTCCATTGCCGCATGCCCAATCATTCGATCGGAGGAATGCAGGGACGCTGGCGGGTGCTGGAGGCCCCCGAGCCGGGGCTTGCGCCGTTGCCGGGAGCGCATGGGCAGTGACGGAGCGTGAAACTGGGGCTTGAGGGCTCCTGAGGAGCGCGGAGGGAAGATTGTCGCCTTCCCATCACTCCCCTGTGCGGCGCGGAGGCTTTCTGGCCGAGTGGCATGGGGGTGGAGCAGGGTATCGCACCAGGTGCCGCGCGCCTGACCTGGACATGCGAGGACGACCCTCACCGTGCTTGAGCTCAAGAGAATCCTACTGGTGGAAGACAGCGCCAACGATGTGGCCCTCGCGATGGCCGCGTTGGAGGAGATCAACCTGGCCAATGAAGTCGTCGTGGTGAGGGATGGCCAGCAGGCGCTTGATTTCTTGCGGCGGCAGGGCGCGTATGAGGAGAGGACGGGGGGGCACCCAGCGGTCGTCTTGTTGGACTTGAAGTTGCCCAAGGTGGACGGCCTGGAGGTTCTGGCCCAGGTCAAGAATGATCCCGAGTTGAGGAGCATCCCCGTGGTGATGCTGACCTCGTCACGGGAGGAGCAGGACCTGGCGCGCAGCTATGGCCTGGGCGTGAATGCTTACGTGGTGAAGCCGGTGGCGTTCCCGGACTTCGTCACGGCCCTCAAGGAGTTGGGGCTCTTCTGGGCGGTGGTGAACCAGCCGCCCCCCGGAACGCAGCACCGCGGAGGCCAGTAAGGCGATGCGAAGGGGTGGGGCGGAGGGAGCGCGCGCTCGCGAAGAGCGCCCGTTGACCATCTTGTTGTTGGAAGACAGCGAGCTGGACGCCGAGTTGATGACCGCGAGGTTGGAGGGGGAGGGGCTGTTCTTCCAGATGGAGCGGGCCGGAGGACGCGAGGACTTCATGCGGGCGCTGGAGCAAGGGCGCTTCGATTTGGTCCTGTCGGACTACAACGTGCCGGGGTTTGACGGCATCAGTGCGTTGGAGGCGGTGCGGAGCCGCCATCCGGACACGCCCTTTCTCTTTGTCTCCGGTGCGCTGGGAGAAGACCTGGCCATCGAACTGCTCAAGCGAGGGGCGACGGACTACGTGCTCAAGGACCGGCTGGAGCGCCTGGCGCCGAGTGTCCGGCGTGCCTTGCGAGAAGCGGAAGGGCACCGGGCGCGCAAGCGCACGGAGGAGGCCCTGCGCAAGTCCGAGGAGCGCTATCAGTTGGTCATCCGGGCGACCTTCGATGCGGTGTGGGACTGGGACCTGGAAACGGACCGGGTGGAGTGGAGCGAGGCGATTGGACAGGTGTTGGGCCACGACCTGCGAGAGGCAGGGCCGGACCTGAGCTGGTGGCTCCAGTACATCCACGCCGAGGATCTTCCCCGGGTGATGAGCAGTTTGCAGCACCGACGAGACACGGGTGCGGAGCGGTGGCGGGACGAGTTCCGCTTTCAGAGGAAGGACGGCGGGTATTCCTACGTGGTGGTCCAGGGCATCCTGGTCCGCAACACGAAGGGCAAGGCCACGCGCATGGTGGGGGCCATCCAGGACATCTCTGAATTGAGGAGGGCCGAGGAGGAGCGGGAGCGGCTGTTACGGGAAGCGCAGCAGCGGGTGGAGTTCGAGCAGCAGCTCATCGGCATCGTCAGCCATGACCTGCGGAATCCGTTGGGCTCGA
Protein-coding sequences here:
- a CDS encoding arginyl-transferase family protein; protein product: MANVHHHTKEPPGPCTYLPGQFSSLEQKLMTDVTPEELDAMLVRGWRRFGPIYFRPACRACSECITLRIPVETFQPNRSQRRARTASARFRVEVGTPRVDAERLALYHAWHGWREQAREWESSELSEREYFLQFAFPHPCARELAWYDDAAEGGPRLIAVGICDETPSAWSAAYFFFHPDYAHCSLGTANVLKQVEIAQARGIPHVYLGYRVQGCASLRYKGLFRPHELLRGSPGPEETPDWTSAE
- a CDS encoding SCO family protein, which encodes MLAVLLTGCWRDKDFAVEPAQEAPALEATRSSGTTFRLSALRGKVVILSFGYTACPDVCPTTLSRLNNLQRRLGMLSQDLEVVFITVDPERDTERRLNDYVNVFNRRFTALRLEDEALTKLLTAYRVTATRRYPDSERYSNHAFTGEMPYTVDHTGGYFVIDRGGTLRLRIPYDTPLERLQESVEGLLQEEL
- a CDS encoding copper chaperone PCu(A)C; translation: MGGRGARTLGVMLLVGLPGGCRTREGAEPLRTSGASVRVERARARLTPAQVGAVYLSVVNATESADRLLSAESSSATKVELHEVVAREDVLSMVMHPEGFPIPAGGRVELVPGGKHLMLYNVRASADGIDLLLRFEKTGAVRLNVPVVAADEDMR
- a CDS encoding c-type cytochrome; this translates as MLRGGPRNVGVCVLAVLVSVSSGLWVLRARAAQPRREVEQGGLRLRVEQATWLHEPMDHGDAVQLPALQGAPGAGQRQLAVSLTLFNAAQGSGSFAARELVLTAENGQQWFPVEREEARLWVRPAQLFPLPLSFNVPASAGGLRLEWVRGEERAVLLSTRPPPSATSQAGGRERWPQSAEALPSGSPRAGAVLFHERFACVTCHGSPERPGEVRVAPSLHGFAKAGAARLPGMSAAQYAYESLLFPGAFIAPGCAGDAPCQAPSLMPVYGDALSSQEMADLISYLLGAGRGRP
- a CDS encoding response regulator, which codes for MEDSANDVALAMAALEEINLANEVVVVRDGQQALDFLRRQGAYEERTGGHPAVVLLDLKLPKVDGLEVLAQVKNDPELRSIPVVMLTSSREEQDLARSYGLGVNAYVVKPVAFPDFVTALKELGLFWAVVNQPPPGTQHRGGQ
- a CDS encoding sensor histidine kinase, which codes for MTILLLEDSELDAELMTARLEGEGLFFQMERAGGREDFMRALEQGRFDLVLSDYNVPGFDGISALEAVRSRHPDTPFLFVSGALGEDLAIELLKRGATDYVLKDRLERLAPSVRRALREAEGHRARKRTEEALRKSEERYQLVIRATFDAVWDWDLETDRVEWSEAIGQVLGHDLREAGPDLSWWLQYIHAEDLPRVMSSLQHRRDTGAERWRDEFRFQRKDGGYSYVVVQGILVRNTKGKATRMVGAIQDISELRRAEEERERLLREAQQRVEFEQQLIGIVSHDLRNPLGSILAGASMLVQREGLEPWVAKTAARILTSASRANRMIRDLLDFTQSRMGSGIPVRPTPLDFHALTLQVVEETRAAHAERDIDVLQSGEGAGHWDADRLAQLLSNLLSNALKYSPASTPVRVETHGEAERVVLRVHNQGEPIGPELLPRIFEPLQRGKRKAAHSDRSIGLGLYIVRQLVRAHGGRVEVRSTGEEGTTFTVELPRTAPGGPGAE